The following are encoded together in the Ralstonia insidiosa genome:
- a CDS encoding cation acetate symporter, giving the protein MKKTLSMMLVSLLAAGACGVAIAAGGDVGETAKQATNTTAIVLFALFVAGTLWITKWAASRTRSAADFYNAGGGITGFQNGLAISGDYMSAASFLGISAAVMTSGYDGLIYSIGFLVGWPIITFLMAERLRNLGKFTFADVAGYRFEQGPIRSFAAVGTLVVVAFYLIAQMVGAGQLIKLLFGLDYWVAVVIVGALMMVYVLFGGMTATTWVQIIKACLLLAGVTFMAIMVLAQYGFSPEALFAKAVEVKTAIAANAGKSPDDATKIGLSVMSPGGFIKDPISAISFGMALMFGTAGLPHILMRFFTVPDAKEARKSVFWATTWIGYFYVLIFIIGFGAITLVLTNPELSDVAKGVIKGGAGTANMAAVLVAKTVGGDVFYGFISAVAFATILAVVAGLTLSGASAVSHDLYATVFKHGKANSADELKVSRITTLVLGVIAVLLGIAFEKQNIAFMVSLAFAVAASANFPVLFLSMLWKGCTTRGAVIGGFLGLISSVGLTIVSPSVWEATLGYPKGSAWFPYTSPALFSMTIGFVGVWLFSVLDTSARAKAEKASFAAQQVRSETGLGAAGASSH; this is encoded by the coding sequence ATGCTGGTGTCACTTCTGGCCGCTGGCGCCTGCGGTGTCGCCATCGCGGCGGGCGGCGATGTTGGCGAGACCGCCAAGCAGGCAACCAACACCACGGCCATCGTGCTGTTTGCGCTGTTCGTGGCCGGCACGCTGTGGATCACCAAGTGGGCGGCCTCGCGCACGCGCTCTGCGGCGGATTTCTACAATGCCGGCGGCGGCATCACCGGTTTCCAGAATGGCTTGGCGATCTCGGGCGACTACATGTCGGCCGCGTCCTTCCTGGGGATTTCTGCTGCCGTGATGACCTCCGGTTACGACGGCCTGATCTACTCCATCGGTTTCCTGGTCGGCTGGCCCATCATCACGTTCCTGATGGCCGAACGGCTGCGCAACCTTGGCAAGTTCACCTTTGCCGATGTGGCGGGCTACCGTTTTGAGCAAGGGCCGATCCGCAGCTTTGCCGCGGTCGGCACGCTGGTGGTCGTGGCCTTCTACCTGATCGCGCAGATGGTCGGCGCGGGGCAGCTCATCAAGCTGCTGTTCGGGCTCGACTACTGGGTGGCGGTGGTCATCGTCGGCGCGCTGATGATGGTCTACGTACTGTTTGGCGGCATGACGGCGACGACGTGGGTGCAGATCATCAAGGCGTGCCTGCTGCTGGCCGGCGTGACGTTCATGGCCATCATGGTGCTGGCGCAGTACGGCTTCAGCCCGGAAGCGCTGTTCGCCAAGGCCGTTGAAGTGAAGACCGCTATTGCTGCAAATGCCGGCAAATCGCCGGACGATGCCACCAAGATCGGCCTGTCGGTGATGTCGCCGGGCGGCTTTATCAAAGACCCGATCTCGGCCATCTCGTTCGGTATGGCGCTGATGTTCGGCACGGCCGGGCTGCCGCACATCCTGATGCGTTTCTTCACGGTGCCGGATGCCAAGGAGGCGCGCAAGTCGGTGTTCTGGGCCACCACCTGGATCGGCTACTTCTACGTCCTGATCTTCATCATCGGCTTCGGTGCGATCACGCTGGTGCTGACCAACCCGGAGTTGTCCGACGTGGCCAAGGGTGTGATCAAGGGCGGCGCGGGCACAGCCAACATGGCTGCAGTGCTGGTCGCCAAGACGGTCGGCGGTGACGTGTTCTACGGCTTCATTTCGGCGGTGGCGTTTGCCACGATTCTGGCGGTGGTGGCAGGGCTCACACTGTCGGGTGCGTCGGCGGTGTCGCATGACCTGTATGCCACGGTCTTCAAGCACGGCAAGGCCAACAGCGCCGATGAGCTGAAGGTGTCGCGCATCACCACGCTGGTGCTGGGCGTGATCGCCGTGCTGCTGGGCATCGCCTTCGAGAAGCAGAACATCGCGTTCATGGTGTCGCTGGCGTTTGCGGTGGCGGCGTCGGCCAACTTCCCGGTGCTGTTCCTTTCGATGCTGTGGAAGGGCTGCACCACGCGTGGCGCGGTCATCGGCGGGTTCTTGGGGCTGATCTCGTCAGTGGGGCTGACGATCGTGTCGCCGTCAGTGTGGGAAGCCACGCTGGGGTATCCGAAGGGCTCGGCGTGGTTCCCGTACACCTCGCCGGCGCTGTTCTCGATGACGATCGGCTTTGTGGGCGTGTGGCTGTTCTCGGTGCTGGATACCAGCGCGCGTGCCAAGGCTGAAAAGGCCTCCTTCGCGGCACAGCAAGTGCGTTCGGAAACGGGCCTTGGTGCAGCGGGCGCTTCGAGCCACTAA
- a CDS encoding saccharopine dehydrogenase family protein has product MTAPDHDLVVFGATSFVGQILTRYLAEQFSGQAETLRWAIAGRSEAKLNELKRSLGAAGVALPIIVADAANEAQLRTLCAQTRVVMSTVGPYALYGEPLVKVCAESGTDYCDLTGETQWIKRMIEKYEATAQQSGARIVHCCGFDSVPSDMGVYFLQQQAMQQWGAPATHVKMRVKTLKGGASGGTVASLINVVQEAAADPALRRALANPYALCPNGHGFTARQHSTRGAAFDTDFDAWIAPFVMAAINERVVHRSNALSGNAYGNQFTYDEAVITGSGLQGRLRAVTMVAGLGAFMVGIVIKPTRSLMERFLLPKPGEGPSPAAQLAGRYDIRFFARTDDGKTLRVKVTGDRDPGYGSTGKMLGQAAASLALDHIKNGIKTGRPGGFWTPATMFDDRFIARLTRYAGLRFERL; this is encoded by the coding sequence ATGACCGCCCCGGACCATGACCTCGTCGTGTTTGGCGCCACCAGTTTTGTCGGCCAGATCCTGACCCGCTACCTGGCCGAGCAGTTCTCGGGCCAGGCGGAAACCCTGCGCTGGGCCATTGCAGGCCGATCCGAAGCAAAGCTCAACGAACTCAAGCGCTCGCTGGGCGCAGCGGGTGTCGCTCTGCCCATCATCGTGGCGGATGCGGCCAACGAAGCCCAGTTGCGCACGCTGTGCGCACAGACCCGGGTGGTGATGTCCACGGTGGGCCCTTACGCGCTCTATGGCGAGCCACTCGTCAAGGTCTGCGCCGAAAGCGGCACCGACTACTGCGACCTCACTGGCGAGACCCAGTGGATCAAACGGATGATCGAGAAGTACGAGGCGACCGCGCAGCAATCGGGCGCACGCATCGTCCACTGCTGCGGCTTCGACTCGGTACCGTCGGACATGGGTGTCTACTTCCTGCAGCAACAGGCGATGCAACAATGGGGCGCACCGGCCACCCACGTGAAGATGCGCGTCAAGACGCTCAAGGGCGGCGCATCGGGCGGCACCGTGGCCAGCCTGATCAACGTGGTGCAGGAGGCCGCCGCCGACCCCGCCTTGCGCAGGGCGCTGGCCAACCCGTATGCCCTCTGCCCCAACGGACATGGCTTCACGGCACGCCAGCACTCCACGAGGGGTGCGGCGTTCGATACCGATTTCGATGCGTGGATCGCCCCCTTTGTCATGGCGGCCATCAACGAGCGTGTAGTGCACCGCTCCAACGCGTTGTCCGGCAACGCCTATGGCAACCAGTTCACGTATGACGAAGCGGTGATCACCGGCAGCGGCCTGCAAGGCCGCCTGAGAGCCGTGACGATGGTCGCAGGCCTGGGGGCGTTCATGGTGGGCATCGTCATCAAGCCCACGCGAAGCCTGATGGAGCGCTTCCTGCTGCCCAAACCCGGCGAGGGCCCCAGCCCGGCAGCCCAGTTGGCGGGCCGCTACGACATCCGCTTCTTCGCGCGCACCGACGACGGCAAGACCTTGCGCGTGAAAGTGACGGGGGATCGCGATCCGGGCTACGGCTCCACCGGCAAGATGCTGGGCCAGGCCGCTGCCAGCCTCGCGCTGGACCATATCAAGAACGGCATCAAGACCGGGCGCCCCGGCGGCTTCTGGACACCGGCCACGATGTTCGATGACCGCTTCATCGCACGCCTGACCCGCTACGCAGGCTTGCGCTTCGAGCGCCTATGA
- a CDS encoding acetoacetate decarboxylase family protein — translation MDTRFTQVEFGPHTVDVLKGGYYDRYRMNPNLDEVALDPATGNIDFFRRIPKRLAASRVGPTWAPNFYYRSSSIQLLFLAPLSRLRATLPEPLEPLRALPGYGLVALTFFSYAVCDNDPYDEVSVAVVIRRPGARGSHALELLDSMRRRSYVAHVLALPVTTEIARVRGVHGYQLPKWRADISMHIGTTVRASIAAPGGRPDLTLHAPLPALHNVVPQSRMGTATMINQVDGVWHQSTVQSNTLSFAQRLFPRGIKLVRNGGPLSQLLDGLGASTVLRLDVVKDAQLVLNLPTPLPAFDHSAL, via the coding sequence ATGGATACGCGGTTTACACAGGTCGAATTCGGGCCGCACACGGTCGACGTGCTGAAAGGCGGCTATTACGACCGCTATCGGATGAACCCGAACCTGGATGAGGTGGCGCTGGACCCTGCCACAGGCAATATCGATTTCTTCCGCCGGATTCCCAAACGCCTGGCCGCCTCGCGCGTTGGCCCAACCTGGGCGCCCAACTTCTACTACCGCTCCAGCAGCATTCAACTGCTGTTTCTGGCGCCGCTCTCGCGGTTGCGGGCGACGCTGCCCGAACCGCTCGAACCATTGCGAGCACTCCCTGGCTATGGGCTCGTTGCGCTGACCTTCTTCTCCTATGCGGTGTGCGACAACGATCCGTACGACGAAGTGTCCGTTGCCGTGGTGATCCGCCGGCCCGGCGCGCGTGGTTCTCATGCGCTGGAGCTGCTCGATTCCATGCGCCGTCGCAGCTACGTCGCGCATGTGCTGGCCCTGCCCGTCACCACGGAAATTGCGCGGGTGCGCGGCGTGCATGGCTACCAGTTGCCCAAGTGGCGCGCCGACATCAGCATGCACATCGGGACCACCGTGCGCGCCAGCATTGCCGCGCCTGGGGGCAGACCAGACCTGACCCTGCATGCGCCGCTTCCGGCCTTGCACAACGTCGTGCCGCAGTCCCGCATGGGGACAGCGACCATGATCAACCAGGTCGATGGCGTATGGCATCAGAGCACGGTGCAGAGCAACACGCTGTCGTTCGCCCAACGCCTGTTTCCGCGCGGCATCAAGCTGGTGCGCAACGGCGGCCCACTGAGCCAGTTGCTGGACGGGCTCGGTGCATCTACCGTTCTTCGGTTGGACGTTGTCAAAGATGCGCAATTGGTTTTGAATCTGCCGACGCCGCTGCCGGCTTTTGATCATTCCGCACTGTGA
- a CDS encoding SDR family oxidoreductase yields MQTILGANGQIAMELARELHRNYTSELRLVSRTPRKVNDTDSLVPANLLDAKQTAEAVKGSSVVYFTAGLPPDTQLWETQFPVMLKNALDASRAAGAKFAYFDNTYMYPQDARLQTEATPFAPVGRKGRVRAAMASMVLDEMARGEIPVLIGRAPEFYGPGKTQSFTNALIIENLEAGKKPRVPVRDDTRRTLIWTPDASRALAALGNTPDAFGQTWHLPCDDDRLTYKQFVAMASDVFGREASYTVIGKWAMTAAGLFSKPVREIRELLPRYEQDNLFDSTRFKRRFPEFKVTSYREGLELIRREWAGG; encoded by the coding sequence ATGCAGACGATATTGGGAGCGAACGGTCAGATCGCCATGGAACTGGCGCGGGAGTTGCACCGCAACTACACAAGCGAACTACGGCTCGTGAGCCGCACGCCGCGCAAGGTGAATGACACCGACAGCCTGGTGCCCGCCAACCTCCTTGATGCGAAGCAGACGGCCGAGGCCGTGAAGGGAAGCAGCGTCGTTTATTTCACCGCTGGCCTGCCGCCGGACACGCAGCTGTGGGAAACGCAGTTTCCCGTCATGTTGAAGAACGCGCTGGATGCCAGTCGGGCAGCGGGCGCCAAGTTCGCCTATTTCGACAACACCTACATGTATCCGCAGGATGCCCGGCTGCAGACGGAGGCCACGCCGTTCGCGCCGGTGGGGCGCAAGGGTCGGGTGCGGGCGGCGATGGCGTCCATGGTGCTGGACGAGATGGCGCGCGGAGAGATTCCCGTGCTCATCGGCCGGGCCCCCGAGTTCTACGGCCCGGGCAAGACGCAGAGCTTCACCAACGCGCTCATCATCGAAAACCTGGAGGCCGGCAAGAAGCCCCGCGTGCCGGTGCGCGACGACACCCGGCGCACGCTCATCTGGACCCCCGACGCAAGCCGCGCGCTGGCCGCACTGGGCAACACGCCTGACGCGTTCGGGCAGACCTGGCATCTGCCCTGCGATGATGACCGGCTGACGTACAAGCAGTTCGTCGCCATGGCCAGCGACGTGTTTGGCCGGGAGGCGTCCTACACGGTTATCGGCAAATGGGCCATGACTGCTGCCGGCCTCTTCTCCAAGCCGGTGCGCGAGATTCGCGAACTGCTGCCGCGGTACGAGCAGGACAACCTGTTCGATTCCACCCGGTTCAAGCGTCGGTTCCCGGAGTTCAAGGTGACGAGCTATCGCGAAGGGCTGGAGTTGATTCGGCGGGAGTGGGCAGGGGGATAA
- a CDS encoding NAD(P)/FAD-dependent oxidoreductase produces the protein MEWSLDPPGNTGAADGVRPSVVPASGQRIAVVGSGISGLAAAYCLAQRHAVTLFEAAPRLGGHTNTVDIEDSGHVFGVDTGFLVFNARTYPNLIALFDALGVAHCESDMSFSVSVGNGALEWAGTSLRTVFAQPRNLVSAPFLSMLGDILRFNRQAHANLAAARRARHSLGALLAAGRYGEPFCAHYLLPMAAAIWSTPSRDILSFPAETFLRFCLNHGLLQIFDRPRWRTVKGGARSYVHAIASRLADVRVATPVRGIRRAATHVDVLTDAGSERYDAVVLATHAPQTLRMLDDATDDERAVLGAFRYQPNTAFLHRDTRLLPRRRRVWSAWNYIDASQAGAAGGAPCVSYLLNQLQPLPVSTPVVVTLNPPAPPAPELEYQRFAYEHPVFDQPAIDAQARLPALQGQRRTWFAGAWTGYGFHEDGLKSALRVAADFGCAPAWAQVAS, from the coding sequence ATGGAATGGTCCTTGGATCCACCCGGCAATACCGGGGCGGCTGACGGCGTACGACCTTCGGTTGTGCCGGCGTCCGGCCAACGCATTGCGGTGGTGGGCTCGGGCATCTCAGGCTTGGCTGCGGCGTACTGTCTTGCGCAGCGCCATGCCGTCACGCTGTTTGAAGCGGCGCCCAGATTGGGTGGGCACACCAACACGGTCGACATTGAAGACAGCGGACACGTGTTTGGGGTGGACACGGGCTTTCTGGTATTCAACGCGCGCACCTATCCGAACCTGATTGCTCTGTTTGATGCGCTGGGCGTGGCGCATTGCGAGAGTGACATGTCGTTCAGCGTATCGGTGGGCAATGGTGCGCTGGAGTGGGCGGGCACGAGTCTGCGCACGGTGTTTGCACAGCCGCGCAACTTGGTGTCTGCCCCGTTTCTGTCGATGCTGGGCGACATCCTGCGCTTCAACCGGCAGGCGCACGCCAACCTGGCGGCCGCACGGCGTGCCCGCCACAGCCTTGGCGCGTTGCTGGCCGCGGGCCGCTATGGCGAGCCCTTCTGCGCGCACTATCTGCTCCCGATGGCGGCGGCCATCTGGTCCACCCCCAGCCGCGACATCCTTTCGTTTCCCGCCGAGACATTTCTGCGCTTCTGCCTCAACCACGGCTTGCTGCAGATCTTCGACCGGCCACGCTGGCGCACGGTCAAAGGCGGCGCGCGCAGCTACGTGCACGCCATCGCCAGCCGGTTGGCCGATGTCCGTGTTGCCACACCCGTGCGCGGCATTCGCCGGGCGGCCACCCATGTTGATGTGCTGACTGATGCAGGCAGCGAGCGCTACGATGCCGTGGTGCTGGCCACGCATGCACCCCAGACGCTGCGCATGCTCGACGATGCAACGGATGACGAGCGTGCCGTGCTCGGGGCATTCCGCTATCAGCCCAACACCGCCTTTCTGCACCGCGATACCCGCCTGCTGCCGCGCCGGCGGCGGGTCTGGTCGGCCTGGAACTACATTGACGCATCGCAAGCTGGGGCAGCCGGCGGCGCACCCTGCGTGAGCTATCTGCTCAACCAATTGCAGCCGCTGCCGGTATCGACTCCGGTCGTGGTCACGCTCAACCCACCAGCGCCGCCCGCACCTGAACTGGAGTATCAGCGCTTCGCGTATGAGCACCCGGTGTTCGACCAGCCGGCCATCGACGCGCAGGCCCGCCTGCCCGCGCTGCAAGGGCAACGCCGCACGTGGTTTGCCGGTGCATGGACGGGGTATGGCTTTCATGAAGACGGCTTGAAATCCGCCCTGCGCGTGGCTGCCGATTTTGGTTGCGCACCCGCCTGGGCGCAGGTGGCGTCATGA
- a CDS encoding DUF1365 domain-containing protein yields the protein MSEDAQLLVGQVMHRRLRPVANRFVYPVFAVRVKLSALERLTGTWFGVDCWRPLSLRTRDYGPRDGSDLLVWIRGVLRDAGLAADGEVWLQTFPRIAGWMFNPVSFWYCHDAAGQLRAVLAEVNNTFGQHHRYLLCAADGGAIGAHTVLRCRKELHVSPFCRVEGGYQFRFAETATTALARIDYHDHDGLLLHTAIGGRLQPFDAPHLRRALLRQPLLALQVIGRIHWQALRLWFNGVPFFGRAAHEASSLENTQ from the coding sequence ATGAGCGAAGACGCACAGCTCCTCGTCGGCCAGGTCATGCACCGCCGCTTGCGGCCGGTGGCTAATCGCTTCGTCTACCCGGTGTTTGCGGTGCGCGTGAAGCTCTCCGCGCTTGAGCGGCTGACGGGCACGTGGTTTGGCGTGGACTGCTGGCGGCCGCTGTCGCTGCGCACGCGTGACTACGGCCCACGCGACGGCTCTGATCTGCTCGTGTGGATTCGCGGCGTGCTGCGTGACGCCGGCTTAGCCGCCGATGGCGAGGTCTGGCTGCAGACGTTTCCGCGCATTGCGGGCTGGATGTTTAACCCCGTGTCGTTCTGGTATTGCCACGATGCGGCCGGCCAGCTGCGCGCGGTGCTGGCCGAGGTCAACAACACGTTTGGCCAGCACCACCGCTACCTGCTGTGTGCGGCGGATGGCGGTGCCATTGGTGCGCACACGGTGCTGCGTTGCCGAAAGGAACTGCATGTCTCTCCGTTCTGTCGGGTCGAAGGGGGCTATCAATTCCGCTTTGCCGAGACGGCAACCACGGCACTCGCGCGCATTGACTATCACGACCACGACGGCCTGCTGCTGCACACCGCCATCGGCGGGCGACTGCAGCCGTTCGATGCCCCGCACCTGCGCCGTGCACTCCTGCGCCAACCGTTGCTGGCGCTGCAGGTGATCGGCCGCATTCACTGGCAGGCGCTGCGGCTGTGGTTCAATGGCGTGCCGTTTTTTGGCCGCGCCGCGCATGAGGCTTCTTCTCTGGAGAACACCCAATGA
- a CDS encoding SAM-dependent methyltransferase: MTATHSLAWVPPHVPAAGRLLLALAGRLRHGFLHLTTPDGEVRVGDAASPLHADLRIHDWRACARILRSGDVGFAEAYRDGWIDTSNLTNLLRLAIVNAATLEQAIFGHALARTWLRVRHLLRRNTRKGSRRNIHLHYDLGNDFYRLWLDEGMTYSAAWFNGHSQQTLADAQTAKYRRVCDQLRLGPGMDVLEIGCGWGGLMEMACARGAHVHGITLSEAQRGYTAQRLADEPRARVALRDYRDIDAAYDAVVSIEMFEAVGEAYWPTYFQTLARCLRHGGRALVQSITIDEAQFERYRAGTDFIQQFIFPGGMLPSRERFIQLAEQHGMRVLDRLDFGSDYAETLRRWSQRFEAQLDAVRALGFDDAFIRIWRLYFAYCEAGFDEGRIGVSQFLLERV, from the coding sequence ATGACAGCCACGCATTCTCTTGCCTGGGTGCCACCCCACGTTCCCGCCGCCGGGCGCTTGCTGTTGGCGCTGGCAGGGCGCCTGCGCCACGGCTTTCTCCATCTCACCACGCCCGATGGCGAAGTGCGGGTTGGCGATGCGGCATCGCCGTTGCATGCGGATCTGCGCATCCACGACTGGCGTGCCTGTGCCCGTATCCTGCGCAGCGGCGACGTGGGCTTTGCCGAGGCCTATCGGGACGGATGGATCGACACGAGCAATCTGACCAACCTGCTGCGGTTGGCCATTGTCAACGCCGCCACGCTGGAGCAGGCCATCTTCGGGCATGCCCTTGCGCGGACCTGGTTGCGTGTGCGCCATCTGCTGCGCCGGAACACCCGCAAAGGCAGTCGCCGCAATATCCATCTGCACTATGACCTGGGCAACGACTTCTACCGGTTGTGGCTGGACGAGGGAATGACGTACTCGGCCGCCTGGTTCAACGGCCACTCGCAACAGACGCTGGCCGATGCGCAAACGGCCAAGTACCGGCGCGTGTGCGACCAGCTCAGGCTGGGGCCCGGCATGGATGTGCTGGAGATCGGCTGTGGCTGGGGCGGCCTGATGGAAATGGCCTGTGCACGCGGCGCGCATGTGCATGGCATCACGCTATCGGAAGCCCAGCGCGGCTACACCGCACAGCGGTTGGCGGACGAACCGCGCGCCCGCGTTGCACTGCGCGACTACCGCGACATCGACGCTGCCTACGACGCTGTGGTCTCCATCGAGATGTTCGAGGCTGTGGGCGAGGCTTACTGGCCAACTTACTTTCAAACGCTGGCGCGCTGCCTGCGCCATGGCGGCCGCGCACTCGTGCAGAGCATCACCATCGACGAAGCGCAGTTCGAACGCTACCGCGCCGGCACCGACTTCATCCAGCAGTTCATTTTTCCGGGCGGCATGCTGCCGAGCCGCGAACGCTTTATCCAGTTGGCAGAACAACACGGCATGCGCGTGCTCGATCGTCTGGATTTCGGCAGCGATTACGCAGAGACCTTGCGCCGCTGGAGCCAGCGCTTTGAAGCCCAGCTCGATGCGGTGCGCGCGCTCGGGTTTGATGACGCCTTTATCCGTATCTGGCGCTTGTACTTTGCGTATTGCGAAGCGGGGTTTGATGAGGGCCGGATCGGTGTGTCGCAGTTCCTGCTGGAGCGGGTGTGA
- a CDS encoding SAM-dependent methyltransferase, with translation MTTLSTPSTPSAPAQATPDPRDGWLIQCCERGWVPDTLIRMGMRTLMRQRLQDEGIHDGELRARRFNTLLDALRVSPIAIETDKANTQHYELPAAFFAAHLGPRLKYSCALYPTGEETLAQAEDAMFACYAERAGLADGQCILDLGCGWGSLSLWMAAQYPKARIVALSNSHSQRAWIRARAAERRIANLTVHTGNIADFEFADVPARGCFDRVVSIEMFEHMKNYGQLLSKIARWMRPDAVLFVHLFAHRTLAYHFQVQGGTDWMSKYFFTGGTMPSENLLLQFQDDLRVTRQWWVNGTHYARTANHWLANLDAARHRLMPVFVQTYGERDAAVWFQRWRMFYMAVSELFGYARGNEWGVVLYRFEKC, from the coding sequence ATGACCACGCTGAGCACGCCGTCAACACCATCCGCACCCGCCCAGGCCACCCCGGACCCGCGCGATGGTTGGCTGATCCAATGCTGTGAGCGGGGCTGGGTGCCAGACACGCTCATCCGCATGGGCATGCGCACGCTGATGCGGCAGCGTTTGCAAGACGAGGGGATTCACGACGGGGAGTTACGTGCGCGGCGTTTCAACACGTTGCTCGACGCGTTGCGCGTCAGCCCCATCGCCATTGAGACGGACAAGGCAAACACGCAACACTACGAATTGCCGGCAGCCTTCTTTGCGGCGCATCTTGGCCCGCGCTTGAAGTATTCGTGCGCGCTGTACCCAACGGGCGAAGAGACGCTCGCACAGGCCGAAGACGCGATGTTTGCGTGTTATGCAGAGCGCGCAGGCCTGGCGGATGGGCAGTGCATTCTCGATCTGGGTTGTGGCTGGGGTTCGCTGTCGCTATGGATGGCGGCACAGTATCCGAAGGCGCGCATTGTGGCGCTGTCGAATTCGCACAGCCAACGCGCGTGGATTCGCGCGCGGGCGGCCGAGCGCCGCATTGCAAACTTGACCGTGCACACCGGCAACATTGCCGACTTCGAGTTTGCCGACGTGCCGGCACGCGGGTGCTTCGACCGCGTGGTGTCGATCGAGATGTTCGAGCACATGAAGAACTACGGCCAGCTGCTCAGCAAGATCGCGCGCTGGATGCGGCCCGATGCCGTGCTGTTTGTGCACCTCTTCGCGCATCGCACGCTGGCGTATCACTTCCAGGTACAGGGCGGCACGGATTGGATGTCGAAGTATTTCTTTACCGGCGGCACCATGCCTTCGGAGAATCTGCTGCTGCAGTTTCAGGACGATCTGCGCGTGACGCGTCAATGGTGGGTGAATGGCACGCACTACGCACGTACAGCCAATCATTGGCTCGCCAACCTGGACGCTGCGCGCCACAGGCTGATGCCAGTGTTTGTGCAGACCTATGGCGAGCGCGATGCGGCGGTGTGGTTTCAGCGCTGGCGCATGTTTTATATGGCGGTGTCGGAACTGTTTGGTTATGCGCGCGGCAATGAATGGGGCGTGGTGCTCTATCGGTTTGAAAAGTGCTAG
- a CDS encoding chalcone isomerase family protein, whose protein sequence is MRVLIVLLAAVLNTYAWADCRSQVDHAQLSGKGALCLLGFCLYDAQLWSTQTPPSYDTPFALEITYRRAITRAKLIETALDEIRRLNVPPPPDSTLLQWQEAMTPAFIDVKPGDTLCGVYLPGRGARFYANGQLTTEVDDTAFAHAFFDIWLAPGTRAPALRRRLLGESH, encoded by the coding sequence ATGCGTGTGCTGATCGTCCTGCTTGCCGCGGTACTCAACACCTATGCGTGGGCGGATTGCCGGAGCCAAGTGGACCACGCCCAGCTGTCAGGCAAAGGTGCGCTGTGCCTTCTGGGCTTCTGCCTTTACGACGCGCAGCTATGGAGCACACAGACGCCACCCAGCTACGACACGCCGTTTGCGCTGGAGATCACATACCGGCGTGCCATCACCCGCGCAAAGCTCATCGAGACGGCGCTCGATGAAATCCGCCGCCTGAACGTGCCCCCGCCGCCCGACTCAACCTTGCTGCAGTGGCAGGAAGCCATGACGCCGGCCTTCATCGACGTGAAGCCCGGTGACACACTGTGCGGCGTCTATCTGCCGGGCCGCGGCGCACGCTTTTATGCCAATGGGCAACTGACAACCGAGGTGGACGACACCGCCTTCGCGCATGCGTTTTTCGATATCTGGCTGGCACCTGGCACCCGTGCTCCCGCATTGCGCCGCCGTCTTCTGGGGGAGTCCCATTGA
- a CDS encoding RidA family protein, whose translation MTTSPAYVPAPPGLPFSTAVRAGGFLLLSGQIPFDADNKPHGGTIEEQTHAVLQSISTTLEGLGSSLRRVVKTTVWLSDLANVAAFNQIYLRHFQEGAYPARSLVEAKLAFGVAVEIEVLAIDDSVSS comes from the coding sequence ATGACGACCTCCCCTGCTTACGTGCCTGCACCTCCTGGCCTACCTTTCTCGACGGCGGTACGTGCCGGCGGCTTCTTGCTGCTGTCCGGCCAAATTCCCTTTGATGCCGACAACAAGCCGCACGGCGGAACCATCGAAGAACAGACGCACGCTGTCCTGCAAAGCATTTCCACCACGCTTGAAGGCCTGGGCAGCTCTCTGCGCCGCGTCGTGAAAACTACCGTCTGGTTGAGCGATCTCGCGAACGTTGCCGCGTTCAACCAGATCTACCTGCGCCACTTTCAAGAAGGTGCCTACCCCGCACGGAGTCTGGTCGAGGCCAAGCTGGCTTTTGGCGTCGCCGTCGAAATTGAGGTGCTGGCCATTGATGACAGCGTGAGTTCGTAG